aatgtaaagCTATCAGGCGTCTCCTTAGCTTCCAATGAAGTGAACGGGAATTAATGAATCCAACTGTACCTTGTAGTTTCACTGTACCGCACGCGTAACACATGCACTTGTACACTATAGCagtttttctgttttattgtatattgtcattatcgctctcccctcgtactgataacctgcTTATGCATGCATATGCTTatctcattgtgtttgaatttttatgccattcttgactggaacgggttgtatatatactgatgttccatacaaataaagttagttacattcactccacttatcagttaatacctaactggtaccTCCGCACACCATTATTTTTAGGGGTCATAGACAAGCTGGGAAATGGTATTTGGTCAATAGCCTGTTCCTAGACTTTTTAAAACCcgaaaaaataaaacctttcataAGTGGCATGTATAAATTGCATGAATATtcttaggaaatattcatttcgatTATTTCCtcaatgaatatgaataattttcgtgaaaaaagaatgttaacttcatcgacaaatacagTTGTGATGTCAAGAGTTTGTCATCATCAATCACTCCATCTGGCATTTAATGCGAGGATCCCATCCAGTGACATTCAAAAGCAGGTTTTGCTTTTGGCTAAAAGGGATTGACCTTTTAAACGAGGTCGTTGTCAAAGTTGAGGCCACTATGGTCccgttaaccttttttttttagaagttccCTGTGAAATCTGCAATCGTTTAATGACAGAATAACTGACTGGTTGCAGTGTAGTTAATGATTATTTGGTGCACATTAATTTTAGAGAATTCTTGAGTGGCAAGTAAGTGTTGGTatgcttgttattattatatatacctatTGACATGGTTTCAGGTAATGATACTTGCATATTTACACAAGATCACAcactcttatatttatatatatatatatatatatatatatatatatatatatatatatatatatatatatatatatatatatatatatatatatatatatacacacacgcagtaTAGATATACTTTTTACCATTAGATGGGGTCGTACCAGAATTTCTTACCCTTCTGGTTCCACCtagatatatatgggttatggtaACTAACCTTttgcccattttatatatatatatatatatatatatatatatatatatatatatatatatatatatatatatatatatacacgtatgtatatatacacacacaagtgatATATTAATTATAGTTCAATTGTATATCTCATTTTATTCGtgtcagctctgtaagagtcgactTCGATTCCTTGGGCTGGCTAATCTTCCTCCTTGGAATAATAAATATGTTCCATTATATCAAAATTAAGGTGGTAAAGGTGACTGTCAGAATTACACGTGTATGTCAGGATTTTGAGTGAGAATGTAAGGCAGTTTAAAGAAGAACTGAAAGAGGAAGATCCTTTTGTGATTAGGGTGTGTGGGTCGTGTCACTCATGGAACAGTTATCTGAGAAGTTTGAAAGTACCATTGAAAAATGTATGGCTCAATGACCTAAAGCTATAGGTTGAATCGACATAAGTAATGTGGAGGGGGTTATGAAATGTATAATTAGGATGATATAATTTGGAGTGATATTAAAGGTTTTATGATGGATGCGAAGCGTGTGTTGGAACATGTACGTAGGAGAGTGTCTGGTTCAATATGAAATTGTGTCTGAGACACGGGTGTTTTATGTACAATATCTTTAGGGGATGATATAGGTGGTCAGAGAAAAGACAGTGGGCGTTGTCTTGAAGTTTTAAGGTAAGAAAATGAGTTTTGGATTGGATGTGCAAAAAAAAACGTGATTCTTGAAACAACACATTTAGTGAAGAAAGTGATGGATGCCTAATAAAGCTGGATTCAACCTGGGACCACATACACTATACAGCTCACTTACATGAGACGATTGATGCCACACGGTTTTTTCCGTGCGGATTGGTGCCGCTCGGTTTTGTCCGTGCAGATTGATGCCGCGTGGTTTTGCCTGTGCCGATTGATACCACGTAGTTTTGACCATGCGGATTGATGCCGCGTGGTTTTGTCCGTGCGGATTGATGCCGCGTGGTTTTGTCCATGCGGATTGATGCCGATTGATGCCGCGGGGTTTTGTCCGTGCAGATTGATGCCGCGCGGTTTTGCCTGTGCCGATTGATACCACGTAGTTTTGTCCATGCGGATTGATGCGGCGTGGTTTTGTCCGTGTGGATTGATACCGCGTGGTTTTGTCCATACGGATTGATGCCGCGCAGTTTTATTTGTGTGGATTGATACCgtgcggattagaaatcaatggaGATCGATAGGGCTCTTCACACGCtggccgctcggaagaatttctgaGTTGCAGTGATTTACTAGTTGTGTGCACTACTAACCTACATGGTTTCTGTTAGAAATACGAGGCCGCTCGGTGAAAATCCGcccgtgtgaagacatgcctcgtaacgagcggaaatatttctcttctgtgtgaagaGAGCCTTAACCACTAGATCCAGATGATAGTTTCCTGATTCGGATTACTTGGCTCTTGTAGGATTAACTGGAATGTTTAGCAAGATAATATGTTCAACATTATGCAATCAAAGAATTAGTCTTAATTGAGAAAGGCATTGGACAGACAAAGTTTAAGAAACTGGACAGTTGAGAGAGTAGAAATCAAAACAGTGAAGGAAGAGTATGAATAAGAAAGCGTTGTAACTTTGGGTGGGCTTTATTTCTTAAGCTCTCACTGTACCATCTGTAGTTTCCCATCTTTTTGAAGTCTGTTTGAGATCAGCCTTATAATGTGTAtcaataattggagagagagagagagagagagagagagagagagagagagagagagagagagagagagagagagagctaaaaggaTAAATAACTTTTTGAAGAAAAGACTACCTCAAGATTCccttttgaggttttttttttcacacaacgTAAAATTCATAAATACTCTTGTGTGCTTCCATAACTGAGTCTATGACTGGTGGGAAGTATATGTTTGATTTGTGTTCTGTCTTCGCCCACTGTCATATGAACCACGGAAGGATTGCGGGGATAGAGAAAAGATATTGGGAAAGGGATGAGGGGATTCCTctggataagaagaagaagaagaagaagaaggcaccaGCGAAAAGAATCAAGGGAGATGAAGTAGTCTGATAAGAAAAGTGTTCTATCTAAGAAAAGAGAAATCAATCAGATAAGAAATGAAGTAAGACGGCAGAGAAGCAAGAAATTCATAAAACACTTTTTCCTATCTGCAAACTTTAACAAGATTGTACTTTATCTATCTAGAATGGGACGATTAGAGTTCATGCCAACTTCATAATCTGACACTAACAGTTGCGAAGCACAATTCTAAAACATAAAACAGGTGTTGTGAAATGTATCTCTTTTGATGGGAGAAAAAAATCATACTTGTCTTTTTTTCCACCCGTGTAATTGTTTGATATAATCATCATTCATGCTTCACTATACCTTCGTATATAATCATTTTCATTTCCCCCCACTAGAAATGACAGGTCTCCACCCCACGCCAGGCTATAGGTGAGCGACGTGCTAGCGGGTGTCGCAAGACGCCGTGAGCTGATTTCTTGCGGGTAGTAAATTCGTGTCAAGGGAAACTTGCATTGTAACGGAAAGCTACGCCAGTGAACTGACGCACTCACGCACATATATTAAGAAATCACAGCTTCGCCATTTGACCTTCATATAAAGGTTATGAGAACTCATGAACTAATGAAGTTTTTATCGTAATATCGTAAGAAACCTAATATGTATTTACGTTTTGACATGTGGAGTTAGTCTGTTGTCTCCAAAGGAAAGTTATTTATTCCAAAACTGGTGCTCTCGTTAACTATAGGCTGCTAGAAAGGGcaacattttcttgtttcctttagaTTAGACAAGTTATCGGAAAGGGTTATTGGGATATTCTGTTAACACTCACTGCTATTAGAGATCTAAAGAGGTCAATAGAgacatgaaggtttaaaggtttctcatgaatggcagaggcaacggacagtgacattaccttagcaagcaggacaatgccctagactctagggcctagagactgaccatatatgatcagcgcccaagctccctctccacccaagctaggatcagggagggtcaagcaatggctgctgatgactcaacagatacacctataggctcccccaaatctcccaaccttagttcacaaggatggtaaggttgcagacaccaaaggcactaacgagtctgaggggactcgaaccccggtctggcaaataccaggcagagacgttacctatcagGCCAGCAAATCGAAAGGGCAGAAAGTAGAAAGCAATGAGATATTGGTGCTATTTGAAAGGAGAGCAAATTGGGATTgctcctttatattattattacttgccaagctacaaccctaactggaaaagcaggatgctataagcccaggggctccagcaggaaaaatagcccattgaggaaaggaaaaagaggaaaataaaatataagaagactaacaacattaaaatagatatctcctatttaaactataaaatctttaacaaaacaaaagtaagagaaataagatagaatagtgtgctcgagtgtaccctcaagcaagagattgtaAACTAATAAGATTGCATCGAAATGTTTCGTCACCGTTTGGTGTTTTGAGAGAGTAGACCGCAAAGGGGATGtgataaagtaaaaaatataaagttgATTACTCCATTGCTGTAATATGCCACCAGGGAGCAGATTAGGAATGCCTTATTACCGAAGAATATTACCCTAGAGAAACACTTAGGTGCCCTTTGAGGAGGAATCTTCTCCCGCCTAATTACTGTTAGGCCTATCGTAGTCCAAAGCAAATAGGAagttactagtgtacatgacctgtcaaaaatgacagctaaattctTAGATGTGCACACACGAGCACAAACATCTAACTACTACacctctcacgagggtatgactactcccctcttcTCTAACCAAGGGACGGGGATACACCAAGTTGTTATACCTATTGCGGCTGAGCGTGACcaaatatatactgtgcatatatataaatataattatatatatatatatatatatatatatatatatgtatatataatataaatatatatataaatatatttcatctcctacgcctattgacgcctccatatatattatatatatatatatatatatatatatatatatatatatatatatatagccagacagttgctctttattatatcggtagtaggttggacaaggcaccagctacccgttcagatactaccgctagagagttatggggtcctttgactggccagacagtattacattggatctttctccttggtcacagctcatttttcttttgcctacacatacaccgaatagtctggcttactctttgcatattctcctctgtcctcatactcctgacaacactgaggtcaccaaactattcttcttccctcaagtggTTAAGTGCTGcaatacaattgttcagtggctactttcctcttggtaagggtagaagagtctctttagctatggtaagcagctcatctaggagaaggacactccaaaatcaaaccattgttctctagtcttgggtagtgacatagcctatgtaccatggtcttccactgtcttggggtagagctctcttgtttgagggtacacttaggcacactattccattttatttctcttcctcttgtttttcaagtttttatagtttatataggaaagatttatcttaatgttgctactgttcttaaaatattttattttattgtcaattaattgtcttgtagttttttttttccttatttcctttcttcagtggttattttccctgtttgagcctttgggcttatagaatcttgttttttcaactagggttgtagtgtagcaagtaataataataataatggaaatgagttgattaatttaaatgaaaagtatatatatatatatatatatatatatatatatatatatatatatatatatatatatacacatcaaaataaacatcaaaatgactACTAAAGCACCACAGACACAAACTggagaataaaatataaaagtacttTGACTAAAAGGACATTACAGATACAAAAGTAAGGACTTGAGGTATGACTAGCTAAAGAGGAAAAATCAGGTGCTTATCACTACTGGCACTACTATGTTTAGGAGGGTGTAGACTAGTGCAAGAATTGTCCTTACTATCTGGAAGAGGAGGAAACAGTTCCAGATATCCAGCACTTGGCAGACGGTGCACATCCTTCATGCCCAGTGGATATCAACCTTCCTGAAAGGTCTGCTTGTAGGGGACAAACACCAGCAAATGCCCCTCCCTGGTATAATACCTCTTGTTGTGATTTGACTTGGTGGCTTTCATGGTACTTAGCCTTTTGCAGCAAAGAGGGATACTTTTGGTGCCATGGTTTTCTGGCTTCTCACAGTGCACGAGATATCAAACCAAAATGTCTTGAGAGGCATTGGCTTCTAGAGCAAAACGTTGCAGTATCTCTTGTACAGCCAGCAGTCAGGTATTATAAATATACGAGTCTAGGGTGTATCTAAAAAGCTTCAAGTACCACTGTCTTGCTTGCAAAGGAGTCTTGTAGAGGTGGGTCAGAATTTCATCACTGTCAGTAATGCCCAATTGCACATTGCCCTTCTCGATTAGGCCTACATTGGGATGGGAATTCTCATGTTCTTTTTCTGCAGCTTATTGTAATGAAGAACTAACTTCATTAGGACCACCCCACCATCTGATGAAGGATGGTAATAACACTTATCCTTCCACTGTATGGCAAGGATCCCTTCAGAACAGGTGGCCTTATGTTTCCCTTGAGAAAcatctttcttttctatttctatgaCGTGTGAGCATAGGATAACCATTCCTGTAGGCCCTTGAAGCACCCACACATCTGCAACCAAAATAGTCCTTGGGGTATTCTACGAGGCTAATACTGGTGAATCAATTGTCTGCATAGATTGTAAACTGGTGTAGTTTTTTCAGGATATTGACAAGGGTGATAATAGTTTTGTTGCTGACCAGTTGGACAGGCTTCTTCTGTGAGAGACTGTGGGGGTAACTGGAGAAAATAACTTCTTCCTGCTTAAGGAGGATATTATGGATGAAGCCATCAATTCTGGCCCCGCAGAACAGCTTGTAACTCCCATGTGTCAAGTTTTCTTTAAAAGTACTGCTGTAAGGATCCGGCCCTTGTCCCTTTTAAGGCACCTTGACCTCATCCCCTGTGTTGGTGTCTTGGCCACCTTCAGGAGCACTCTGGTTACAGCATTAGAGAGTGGCCGAATCTTGAAGAATCGGTCGGTGGTGGCCTGGGCATTTTCGTTGATGTTGAAAGGGATGAGGGACCTCATGAGCCAAAACCTTTTGGACGACATTGCACTTCCTACCTAATGCATCCTCGACTGTTGTCAACAGTAATCCTCAATGCTAGGCATCTGTACGATGCCCATGTGAATGATGATGCCAGTAAGCACCTTCATTTCAGGGACGTCGGTGGTGAAGGCAGTACTCACATCCTTCTGCCCTGCATAGAGGTTAGCCTGATACGCATTTTTTTCCTAACTTACAGCATAAGCAGGGTCTGAAAGTAGTTATATGGGTAATGGGTGGGTACTGGGGCGTTGTGAAGAAATTTGGCAGATCATGGTTGCTgtagtcattttcattccacacCCATTCCTTGGTATTGGCACTGGAGCTCTTGCCACTCTTCATTGGGATAGCTGAATTGTCTTCTCCCCCATTGGATGGGGTTTCAGCTTTGGGAGCTAATCGGACCTCACACAAGTGGCAGAAGCTTTTGAAAGAAGAAAAGTTAAGTAACATATATAAAGATGAAATTAGGTATGCGCTATCATTAACCACATTTTTAAGGTTAGTAGAGTTGACTTGTCGGAGGCATACAACTCATGAAAGTTAATAATTCAAAATGCACTCCATAAGCAATACAAATCTGCTCTTTTAACTTAGCAGAAGCAGGTTTGGCTAAGAGATCCTTTTCATAGATATCCATGGGGAAGTAGGGGTCAAGGGTATCTTCATCGATGGCTTCAAGTAGGTCATCATCAGCCTCGATCTCACTCCAATAGCCATCATTGGGAGCTACCCATTTGGGCTTGGCATCCTTCGAGGAGTAGAAGTTCTTGTTGGAAGCTGAAAAAACAACAAAGCATTATTTAGTTATCTCTATCATATTACCATTAGTAAATCCGTGAAGATGTGCATCATGTGGACTACAATGAAGATCTATGACAAAGTTaatattttggttgtttttttcttataaactCCACTTTCACGATGAAAAAATGGCATAGAAAGCACTATATATCATTAGGCTATACTAAAATAATAATTTGCTAACATTCCCACTATAATCATTAATAATTCAGTGTAAATGTGCATAATGTGGGCCACCCTGAAGACCACGCGTTACCCTGTAGTCCGGGCAGCTTACTCCTACAGGGACTATCTTGGATTTTCGTAGAATGGCATGGTTTCTTCTGGTCTGGTTGGCTTATCCTTTCCGAGACAATCGTGGTTTCTCGTGAGCCAGTTACTTATCCTGTACCGGATATTGCATACGTGGGCGAAAGATACGGGATAAGAGTTCCAAAGCTGGTAATTGGAGGAAAGAATCGACCACTGATATTTCATTGCATTCTTAAAAAGATAGACTTTTTTTCTGTTCCTTTATTTTCTAGTAATCTCTTTTAAGACAGATCGCGCTTTCCTTCCATTTCAAAATAATAAACTAAGgccatcatggagagagagagagagagagagagagagagagagagagagagagagagagagagagagagagagagagattgtgtgtaatCTACTAAGACCTGAAGGCTAATGTATTACACCTGAATAGGCGGCTGGCAACATGCTGAAGGTGGAGAGGAGAGCGTCCCTCCAATTGTGCAGCAGACGCTCGTCTTCAAATGGAGTTTTCATCGTTGAAGAAAAGTCTATTTCTGGCAAGTGTGTTTCCGAAAAGGAGTTTTCCCGtgatgagatgaaaaaaaaaggaaagagtaaGGAAAGAATGCGTCGGTTCCTGCAGtatctttccttcctttttttttttacgtgaaagAGGAAGATTCTAAATATACTTTGTTGTAACCTTCAATCTCTTAGTTGCATCTAACAGCGCCATTTCTGGTTTTGTTAAACCGAACCGTAGCATCAATCTACAgttgatatatacatatctatctatctatctatctatctatatatatatatatatatatatatatatatatatatatatatatactgtgtatatatatatatctatctatctatttatatatatatatatatatatatatatatatataaataaatgtatatgtatgtatgtatatatatatatatatatatatatatatatatatatatatacatatattatatatatattatatatattgtgtatatatatatatatatatatatatatatatatatatatgtatatatatatatgatgttaaggCACTCGTAGCATTAAGTATATAAGCAACTCGTATCTTGATTTCTGTACATTTTCTTGCCTTTAACGATATAGTCAGCATTCTATGGCTAGTACCTGGATTGAACAGAGCAACAACAGCTACCAATCTAATTGAGGGAGAATGAGAGGGAAAATGAGGTAGTGTGGGAGAATGAGAGGGAAAATGAGGTAGTGTGGGAGAATGAGAGGGAAAATGAGGTAGTGTGGGAGAATGAGAGGGAAAATGAGGTAGTGTGGGAGAATGAGAGGGAAAATGAGGTAGTGTGGGAGAATGAGAGGGAAAATGAGGTAGTGTGGGAGAATGAGAGGGAAAATGAGGTAGTGTGGGAGAATGAGAGGGAAAATGAGGTAGTGTGGGAGAATGAGAGGGAAAATGAGGTAGTGTGGGAGAACGAGAGGGAAAATGAGGTAGTGTGGGAGAATGAGAGGGAAAATGAGGTAGTGTGGGAGAATGAGAGGGAAAATGAGGTAGTGTGGGAGAATGAGAGGGAAAATGAGGTAGTGTGGGAGAATGAGAGGGAAAATGAGGTAGTGTGGGAGAACGAGAGGGAAAATGAGGTAGTGTGGGAGAATGAGAGGGAAAATGAGGTAGTGTGGGAGAATGAGAGGAAGAATGAGGTAGTGTGGGAGAATGAGAGGGAAAATGAGGTAGTGTGGGAGAATGAGAGGAAGAATGAGGTAGTGTGGGAGAATGAGAGGAAGAATGAGGTAGTGTGGGAGAATGAGAGGGAAAACGAGGTAGTGTGGGAGAATGAGAGGGAAAACGAGGTAGTGTGGGAGAATGAGAGGGAAAACGAGGTAGTGTGGGAGAATGAGAGGGAAAACGAGGTAGTGTGGGAGAATGAGAGGGAAAACGAGGTAGTGTGGGAGAATGAGAGGGAAAACGAGGTAGTGTGGGAGAATGAGAGGGAAAACGAGGTAGTGTGGGAGAATGAGAGGGAAAACGAGGTAGTGTGGGAGAATGAGAGGGAAAACGAGGTAGTGTGGGAGAATGAGAGGGAAAACGAGGTAGTGTGGGAGAATGAGAGGGAAAACGAGGTAGTGTGGGAGAATGAGAGGGAAAACGAGGTAGTGTGGGAGAATAGGCATGAGCTGAGATACAAGTCTCCTTTGTTTTCTAAAAAGTCCAAATAATCCCGTATGCTTTCAATTTGCCTTCCTTCAGCTTTTcctaatgaaacaattaaaacataaGATTTAGGTGTGAGAGCCAAATACTCTGGCACTAATAACTATAAGTGTTTTGAGcgattattaatatgaatatattataaaataaaattcaaaccaACCATAAATAAGttgataaattttcttcaaaagccaCCTTAACCGCTAATGCTTCAAGCGCATATATTTCAAACCATgttttctaaccccccccccccccccacacacacacacgcacaatgaTCCAACACCTCTTCTTCATTCATTTCTTAAGAGGGGAGGGGGTGGTGTTGAGTTCTGTTATGATTCATGGCAGAGTTCCAACTGCCTAAAAAGCCAGGCATTGAGCAGAGTATGAAAATAATAATCGACTGACAAAATATAGACCAGATGGCAGTTTATATGCTTTCATTCCTCTCACTTTTATACAAACAACAGAAGTTATTTCTTCTTGACGAATTATTTGAAGGAAATCTACAATTATCCTGAACTTTGATAATTGAGTATTGCCAGACTTGTTTTGGGAATCAAGATTTTTCTCCAGCAGAAGGTCTCTGAAATTCCAATTGTAGTTTTGAAACTATATTAAAAGATCTAGATGTGTTAAGAagcattttattgaattttaaggtactttagtatttttagatttcttataattttcatttgtatgacTGCACTTCcattaaataaggataataattttgTCAAAAAGATGCCCCGATGAAAGCCATTTGTTGTTTGCTAAACAGCTGTCCGCCGTAGTCTAACAAATGGATCAGCGCTGTAAAAAATTCCGTAtttagtatttaatatatatatatatatatatatatatatacatacatacatacatacatacatatatatacgtgtacatatatgtatgtgtatatacagtatatacgtatatatatatatacatgcataaatatatatatatatatatatatatatatatatatatatatatatatatatatatatatacgtgtatatatattatatatgtatattatatatatatatatatatatatatatatatatatatatatatatatatatatatatctacaaactgTATCTTGATGCTACGGtccggtgtaaaaaaaaaaaaaaaaaaaaaaagcgccgtTAGATGCAACTAAGAGATTGAAGGTTACAACAAAGTATATTTAGCAACTTCCCCTTTCACGTCAAAAAGAAGGAAAGAGGCTGCAGGAA
Above is a window of Palaemon carinicauda isolate YSFRI2023 chromosome 30, ASM3689809v2, whole genome shotgun sequence DNA encoding:
- the LOC137623495 gene encoding golgin subfamily A member 6-like protein 24, with translation MLKVERRASLQLCSRRSSSNGVFIVEEKSISGKENERENEVVWENERENEVVWENERENEVVWENERENEVVWENERENEVVWENERENEVVWENERENEVVWENERENEVVWENERENEVVWENERENEVVWENERENEVVWENERENEVVWENERENEVVWENERENEVVWENERENEVVWENERENEVVWENERKNEVVWENERENEVVWENERKNEVVWENERKNEVVWENERENEVVWENERENEVVWENERENEVVWENERENEVVWENERENEVVWENERENEVVWENERENEVVWENERENEVVWENERENEVVWENERENEVVWENERENEVVWENERENEVVWENRHELRYKSPLFSKKSK